From a single Hymenobacter sp. YIM 151500-1 genomic region:
- a CDS encoding right-handed parallel beta-helix repeat-containing protein produces the protein MKKLLFTLLTLMQGVQVLAATYYFAANGDDARTGAQAQNAATPWQSLTKLNAVMSQLQPGDQVLFRRGDVFRGALTITRSGNSGAPLTFGAYGTGVAPVLSGAAPLSGWTSVGTNLWEASCASCGPTVTSVVAGGRALPLGRYPNLSAPNKGYLTVDSHASATQFSSAQLSGAAGTNWSGGEAVLRTERWILDRAAITAQSGTTLTLAAAPVYGLKDRWGFFIQNHPATLDQAGEWYYNAATRKIRLYSPSSPAAGAVEATVAPVVVRIHNQRFITLENLTIAHGLNFNLDAETVSGFMLRGVAVVGAGEDAVRLNGIGADVLLENCLINHTNNNALSVSGYTNVTLRGNTLQNTGLVAGRGKSGDGQYFTLNVGSSTNALLENNTLDSCGYVGLSYYFTDNITIRNNVIRNFAMTKDDGGGIYTWNGGSPPRTNLNARILGNLVLNAVGAPEGTDNLSYIPGHGIYLDDCTMNVEVGSNTVAYCRSSGIFLHGTTSINVHDNTCIDNSTQLLLAPAGSCGFSGLQVRSNILFSSLPGNRVAWYETSTNNLATLGTFGGNYYARPFDDLLKVGTSYRTAPNGPNTGPHINRTYTLAEWQAAFGQDAGSHNSPVTFRPFRVDARTGPNLLSNGEFGSNSAGWSGYSSAGNGQLTWDNTNRLGSGGSLRLAFGTASGQADAILTAETRIGSVQQAKRYAVRFEAACSAGSRIVEVYLKRGAGSYADLTPRTRVQLTPAKQQVEVALVPTADDPTANLAFTVVENPQQVWLDNVAVQEATLTAASIADSIRFEYNATAAPRTVSLPAGARYVDVRNAAYSGSLTLAPYSSVVLLRQHAAGTVTGTSRPAAQGAALEVFPNPAAHTAAVRYEAAAAGPVRLELLDALGRVVLTRTATVRAGANELPLDLGLVAAGYHVLRLTPAAGASRFGALLVGQER, from the coding sequence ATGAAAAAGCTGCTTTTTACGCTACTGACGTTGATGCAAGGCGTGCAAGTCCTCGCCGCAACGTACTATTTCGCGGCCAATGGCGACGATGCCCGCACCGGCGCTCAGGCCCAGAACGCTGCCACGCCCTGGCAGAGCCTGACCAAGCTCAACGCCGTAATGAGCCAGTTGCAACCCGGCGACCAGGTGCTCTTTCGGCGCGGCGACGTGTTTCGGGGGGCGCTGACCATCACGCGCTCCGGTAACAGCGGCGCCCCGCTTACGTTTGGGGCCTACGGTACCGGCGTGGCGCCCGTGCTCAGCGGGGCCGCGCCGCTGTCGGGCTGGACCAGCGTGGGCACCAATCTCTGGGAAGCCTCCTGCGCCAGCTGCGGCCCCACTGTTACGAGCGTGGTGGCGGGCGGCCGGGCCTTGCCCCTGGGGCGCTACCCCAACCTGAGCGCACCCAACAAGGGCTACCTGACGGTGGACTCTCACGCCAGCGCCACCCAGTTCAGCAGCGCCCAGCTGTCGGGCGCGGCGGGCACCAACTGGAGTGGGGGCGAAGCCGTGCTGCGCACCGAGCGGTGGATACTGGACCGGGCCGCCATTACGGCCCAGAGCGGTACCACGCTCACGCTGGCCGCCGCTCCGGTTTACGGCCTGAAGGACCGGTGGGGCTTTTTCATTCAGAACCACCCGGCTACCCTCGACCAGGCCGGGGAGTGGTACTACAACGCCGCCACCCGCAAAATTCGCCTCTACAGCCCCAGTAGCCCGGCCGCGGGAGCAGTGGAAGCCACGGTGGCGCCGGTGGTGGTGCGCATTCATAATCAGAGGTTTATCACTCTCGAAAACCTCACCATTGCTCACGGGCTCAACTTCAACCTGGACGCCGAAACCGTGTCGGGCTTTATGCTGCGCGGGGTGGCGGTGGTGGGGGCGGGCGAAGACGCCGTGCGCCTGAACGGCATTGGCGCCGACGTGCTGCTGGAAAACTGCCTCATCAACCACACCAACAACAACGCCCTGAGCGTGAGTGGCTACACCAACGTAACCCTGCGCGGCAACACGCTCCAAAACACGGGCCTGGTGGCCGGCCGGGGCAAAAGCGGCGACGGGCAGTACTTTACCCTCAACGTGGGCAGCAGCACCAACGCCCTGCTCGAAAACAACACCCTCGACAGCTGCGGCTACGTGGGCCTGTCCTATTACTTCACCGACAACATCACCATCCGTAACAACGTCATCCGCAACTTTGCCATGACCAAGGACGATGGCGGCGGCATCTACACCTGGAACGGCGGCTCGCCCCCGCGCACCAACCTCAACGCCCGTATTCTGGGCAACCTGGTGCTGAACGCCGTGGGAGCCCCCGAAGGCACCGACAACCTCAGCTACATTCCCGGCCACGGCATCTACCTCGACGACTGCACGATGAACGTGGAAGTGGGCAGCAACACCGTGGCCTACTGCCGCAGCAGCGGCATTTTCCTGCACGGCACCACCAGCATCAACGTCCACGACAACACCTGCATCGACAACAGCACCCAGCTGCTGCTGGCCCCGGCGGGCAGCTGCGGCTTCAGCGGCTTGCAGGTGCGCAGTAACATCCTGTTCAGCTCCCTGCCCGGCAACCGGGTGGCCTGGTACGAAACGTCGACGAATAATCTGGCTACGCTGGGCACGTTCGGCGGCAACTACTACGCCCGGCCCTTCGACGACCTGCTGAAAGTGGGCACCTCGTACCGCACCGCGCCCAACGGCCCCAACACCGGGCCGCACATCAACCGCACCTACACGCTGGCGGAGTGGCAGGCTGCCTTTGGGCAGGATGCCGGCTCCCACAACAGTCCCGTCACGTTTCGGCCCTTTCGGGTGGATGCCCGCACCGGCCCCAACCTGCTGAGCAACGGGGAGTTTGGCAGCAACAGCGCGGGCTGGAGTGGCTACAGCTCGGCCGGCAACGGGCAGCTCACCTGGGACAACACCAACCGCCTCGGCAGTGGGGGCAGCCTGCGCTTGGCTTTCGGCACCGCCTCGGGGCAGGCCGATGCCATCCTGACGGCCGAAACGCGCATTGGCTCCGTGCAGCAGGCCAAAAGGTACGCCGTGCGTTTTGAGGCCGCCTGCTCGGCCGGCAGCCGCATTGTGGAAGTCTACCTCAAGCGCGGCGCCGGCAGCTACGCCGACCTGACCCCGCGCACCCGGGTGCAACTCACGCCCGCCAAGCAGCAAGTGGAGGTGGCGCTGGTGCCCACTGCCGACGACCCCACGGCCAACCTTGCCTTCACGGTGGTTGAAAACCCGCAGCAGGTGTGGCTCGACAACGTAGCCGTGCAGGAAGCCACGCTTACCGCGGCCAGCATAGCCGATTCCATCCGGTTCGAGTACAACGCCACGGCTGCCCCGCGCACAGTGAGCCTGCCCGCCGGGGCCCGGTACGTGGACGTGCGCAACGCAGCCTACAGCGGCAGCCTCACGCTGGCCCCGTACTCGTCGGTGGTGCTGCTGCGCCAGCACGCGGCCGGCACCGTAACGGGCACTAGCCGCCCGGCTGCCCAGGGCGCGGCGCTGGAGGTGTTTCCCAACCCGGCTGCCCATACCGCGGCCGTGCGCTACGAAGCCGCCGCCGCGGGCCCGGTGCGCCTGGAGCTGCTCGATGCCCTGGGCCGGGTGGTGCTGACGCGCACGGCCACGGTGCGCGCCGGCGCCAACGAGCTGCCGCTGGACCTGGGCCTAGTGGCAGCTGGCTACCACGTGCTGCGCCTCACCCCGGCGGCCGGAGCCAGCCGGTTCGGAGCCTTGCTGGTGGGGCAGGAGCGGTAA